tccatatagtggacttcagtgggagctAATGAGTAGAAGgaccaaattgcagtttcaatgcagcttcaaaggtctctacacaatcccagctgaggaaaaagggtcttatctagcgaaatgatctgtcattttcttagaaaataaaaatgtatatactttttaaccacaaatgctcatcttgcactagttcgGTGATCCACACTGTGTAATCACGCTGGAAAAGTtggttcttcatctgtgtactccgggtTAAAAagaggtagggtagggtgaaaaactctcattttctcctccaacttcaaaatcatccaacatcgctgttttaccttttttgtaaatggtgtttgactttctttgcaaattcgctttgtaaacactgggacaATACTTCCAcctaaaaactatataaatttgtatttttctttgaaaatgaccgatcgtttcactagataagacccttattccttgggatcacgtagagccctttgaagctacattgaaactgcaatttggaccttcaaccaccaatgaagtccactatatggagaaaaaccctggaaagttttcctcaaaaaccttaatttttgactgaagaaagaaagacattaacatcttagaAATTACATCTTGGGGGttagtaaatgatcaggaaatgttcattctggaagtaagcttctcctttaaatacacAAAGCACACAGGAACCACTGATtttcaatgcagtttcaattTAATAGCATTGCTTTCTGCAccgaaatcaaaacaaacattgGCATGTGTAACGTAGTGACTATGCTATACATTTGtctaatgtgttttaaagtgcCGTGAGCTTTTTTGTAAACAATGCACTGTTTTGATTTGTTGTGGAAAATGTTAGATTAACTGTCAACTGACTGTAATGTCTTAGTTCGTACATGCATCTCAGCCAGAATGACAGTTCCTTCTGTAAGCTCTCTGAAGACTCAGTTTACTCAGCAAAACAGGAAACAGGCAGTTTGGTTTGTTTAGTCCCTCAGCAACTCATAAAATTTCCATTGCTCTTTACAAGACAGAGCATTCACAGGCCCTTTAGAATACCACATAATGCTAAATGATTATCTAATGAAGGGAAATTCAGTCCCTCAGTATAATAAATCTGACAGATGGGAAAGGGAAGGGAAattcatgattttatttatttggtgaaATAGTGAAAAAGGTCTGCGTTTCAGATTTCTTCTATTTTTGGCATTACTAGTGATGAAAGTCTCATGAAATGCATCACAGAAGGTTGTATGCTCAAACATGATTTGCTGAGGCATCACTTACTTTGGTACAAGTTTTATGGGCTTCTCCTTCACTGGTGGTGGTGGAACAGGTGGTTTGTGTAGACCAGGCAACTTAATTTTACCAGGTGGGTCACTTCGAAAGTCTTTAGTGTCTGGTTTGTCATCTGCACAAAGAGGAGAgagagcaaaaacaaaagataaaTATTATCATAATTGGTACATTTCCACAAACAGCAGAGCTTTTACATGAGCTCAAATATTTACTGAAGTAATAAGTGTTGTAcatgtgtaatatatatatataaataaacattttagcaattttaggtGTACATTTACTCTATAATTCAATTATCAAGACAGGATGTTAAACAGCAAGGTCATTTATAGGTGTGTTCAGAATTATTACTTTTAGTCTCCGTCTTTGTGTCAGAGCTGTTCTGGTCCATCACTGGCATCTGGTTCACTAAAATATAAGAAGATACAAGATTCTGCAGTCAGTATCATGACATTTCATCAAAATCATGCATTTACCGTAACGCTATTAGGAACTCTTAACACATCAtcgccttagaattataaggttctaacTGCATTCTGAacacttttgagatattgagtttcaaagtttttgtgttccatagacttctgtagatagaaccatttttgttttttaaaaaaaggccaaaaatgtacacagcttacaaaagaaacatcacataatataataagtttaatatgaatatgataagaatatgtaaataactcaattttgacaaaaatagaaCCTTATGATTCTAAGGCAACGAAATCTCCTCAATCCTCTATGCTTATCAAttatgaccctggactacaaaaccagttataagtataatttaaaaaaaaaaaaaagagatttgttttaataaataagttttccattgatgtatggtttgttgggataggacaatatttggctgagatacaactatttgaaaatctggaatctgagggtgcaaaaaaaatctaaatattgagaaaatcgcctttaatgttgtccaacttaagttcttagcaaagcatattactaatcagaagttATGTACAgtaagaaaatttacaaaatatcttcatggagcatgatcttcacatcatatcctaatgattcttgacataaaaaaaacgataattttgacccatccaatgtatttttggctacaaatatacccatgctactcaAGTCTGGattctgtggtccagggtcacaattttgCTTCTTTTTTGGACTGTTATCTTTATCCTCCTTGAAGCCATTTTTGCTGCCATTCTTTTTCATAATTTGGCCTTTACACGCATTAAAGATAagagcacaaaataaacatcacTTTGAAGCATTCTCACAACTACACGGGTTACGTGCTGGAGGTCTCAGTGGCATGGGAACAGGCAACTTTCCCTGACAAATGAGCAAAAGAGCTGGCCTGCTGTTTCCTGTggctacacaaaaaaaaatctcatggGTTCCcttaataaatgcaaataggTTTAAGTATTAACAGCCATAAAACTGAgtccaacaaaacaaaaaaaagaccaGATCTCTGTGCTCATTTAGAATTACTTGTTGAGTCAAACAAGACATTTAAGTCACAATCTAAGACCAAATCAAACGCAATCGTAGATCTTAGCAAAGCCATAAGTATCACATGTAATTATTTTGAGTAAACATCCTCTCTCATACAGAACATTGTTTCATCTCCCATCAGGACTACATTGACAAGATCTTTTCTTTTGAAACCGAATCTTCTCATAAGACAAGCGACAAGTGATATAAACTACAAACGCATCTGGAATCTAGAACTGAAAATACTGTAGAACAGAGCCTATACATACCCTTTGAGTTTTATCAGTATTCCAACATTACAACCCTATGTTCATATGAAGGCGTTTATATATAGAAAGCAGAGGGCTGCTCCACTTTGGCCTTGCCTTTCTCTAGAATCTGCTCACATGACATCTCTTCATAGCCTACGACTTCCTGTCACAGTTCCACACAGCTGCATCAGTGTTTCTTGAAGCGATTTGTGGTAATGAGGGTTATGTATGAAGTCAGATTTAAAACATCAGTAATGAACAGAGATTCTTGCACTGCGTTTCCAAGCTTTTAACACCTCTTTAATACCGTCACAGATAATTCTGCAGCAAACCAAAAATGATCAGCCTGAGGGTGAAATGCAGTCTCATGCTTgagtgcaaaacaaaacatgagatGAGCAAAAAACCTACTTCCTGTCCTAGaaatgactgttttaaataacagGTGCAGAAGcagcattttacagtttgtaGTTTCCATCAGAGAAGTTTGGTGAACTACCAAACATAAgctaatataaaactaaaatacagcTTGTTAATTCCTCAGAAAAGTCaacctgattaaaaaaaaaaagagtgtaaTAATAAGGGCTGTCGGGCACTGTATAAAGTTAACAGAActttcataaaatgtttaaacataaagtgaaaataataataataaagatacaaaataaaaaatatgcagttcagaagttcaaaagtttgggatcagtaagatttttcatgttttcaaagaagtctcttatgctcatcaaacttccatttatttgatcaaaaaaactatttttttctgtattttttaatcaaataaacagccttgatgagcagaaaagtcttctttaaaaaacattaaaaatcttactgatcccaaaattttgaacagcagtgtatactgtatataaagtaaaaaactgAACTTAAACTTCCTCTAGGTAAAAAGACTCTTATCAGTGATTAATAAAGGTTATGTCTGATTTCAGATGGGAAATGTGTGACTACTGTGTTAGACAAAACCAATACTCAAgatccttaaagggatagtttccacaaaaaatgaaatttctgtcatgaattactcaccctcatgctgttccaaaccagtaagacctttgttcattttcggaacacaaattaagatattttaatgaaatctgagagctttctgaccctgtatagacagcaacgcaagaCCCAGAAAGCAGTAaagacaacattaaaatagtccatatgatatcagtggttcaaccgtaatgttatgaagctacgagaatactttttgtgcacaaagaaaccAAAACTATCAACTTCTCTTTGATGCCAGTCTCAGCCACACATTCAGTAGAGTATCACAAGGAATGAAAGGAAAGGAAAcgacgtgacgtgtggccaagtatggaatttgtgctttgcatttaacccatccaagtgcacacacacagtagtgagtagtgaacaaacacgcacacacacacaccgtgaacacacacccggagcagtgggcagccatattgctatcgctgcggtgCCCGGGGAccagttgggggttcggtgccttgctcaagggactcacctcagtcgtggtatcgagggtggagagagcactggttattcactccccccaccttcaatccctgctggacctgggactcgaaccctttcggttacaagcccgactccctaaccattaggccacagctgcccctatgtgtgtggtgctgctgatgtaGGAGCGCTGCTCCTtatttacaagcagaggaagacACGCTCTGTATGCAAAACAGTGTTCAAAAACATGTCTAAAGATTtcgacagagaggatgacttgcaattttttgcccagccttactattttgaaccagaatatacatacgatgaactaagagagataGACGTTCTTTGTCAGAACGtcatttgaaccactgatgtcacattgactattttaacaatgttcttgcgacttttcttggccttgaacgtgtcagttgcgtttctgtctgtgcagggtcagaaagctctcagatttcatcaaaaatatcttaatttgtgttcaaagacgaacaaaggtcttacagctttggaatgacatgagtaagagtaattaatgacaaaatttttattttgggatgaactatccctttaactggtattaaagtatttatttttgtcttttgatgAACTATATGTATACTATATTTTGATAAAGACGTCTGAGATGTTATTAAGTTACAAAACAGCATtcaaaattctaattttatattGCGGTTTTCAAGCTTAGCATATACTATCGTATAATGTATACCTGTGCTAGTGTTTAACTTTTAATGTATATTGAGCAactgatactaaaataaaatatagtactctcacaaaacaaataatagtaatttagcACAAAAGAAGTTTTGTGGCTCATGGGTCATGCCATGCAGGAATCAAACTACAAACTTTCGATTTGACTTGACATGCGTCACTACATGCGTTCCATCAAACCAGCTCACACACACGCTCAAATGTTTTAATGCTATTTCTAGCAACATTTCCAGTTATGTTCGGTATAatctgaagaaacaaacttgtcGAACCAGCCCTGCCGCTATGACAggtgctgatgtcttacctgcGTTTTTCTGAGAGACACGTCTCACCGGTGCCTGGCCTGCATTACCAGTCTGCGTCAGAAACGAGAAATTGTCAACAAAATATAGATTAGTCCTTCTGAGCAGGATAAAGTTCACACTCTTTCCGTGTAGGAGGAATCAAGTCACCGTTTCTAGTGTTCCTCTCTTCTAATGGAAACCTCTGAGTCAATCTCTTTTAATAATCCCGAAATAACAGGAAGAAAATACAGTCATGTATAGACCAAAGTTAGCCTTCTTGTGTCATTACAGACAGgatcaacatattaaaaacagatttataaCCTCGAGTCTGTTCCatcttaaaacaaattaaactatTTGTAAACTAGAATGAATGTCCTTGGCCTACAGTCGGTTTTCTGAGCCAGCGCATTACTAACAGCCCAAGAGCTGTGTTGACAAAAGGGAGACTCCCATTCTCTAACAGTGCACAAATGGGCCAATCATGAGAACATTTTTCTGTCCAACACTCACATTGAGAGCATCCGCTGGGATCACCATGACGAAGTTATCGGGAAAAAAGCCCCTGCGCCCGTTCAGTTCCCCCTCCCACCAGCCATCGTCCTCAGTGCTCTTCagggaaaagaaaaagaaaagaaaaaaaccacAGCTGAATCACTGCCAAGGAAAAGACACAAACTTGTATATGGGGTATAAACAACTAAATGAGGAGGTAATAGGTTAAGAATACACAAATGAGATCACGCCACACCCTGTTTCGTTTAATATAAACTATCATTCAAAAATTTGCAGTCATTacgattttttatttatttttttttttattcagtaaggatgcacTAAGCAgaccaaaagtgaaagtaaagacatttaaaaatgttacaaacatttagttttaaataaatgttgttcttttgaactttctattcatcaaggatttatcaaaaatgaaagattaatcagtttccacaaaaataataagcagcgcaactgttttcaacaatttaaaacacattaaaatagactttttttattgtaataatttttcagaATATTAGCATAAAGCATTTGAGCATAAAAGATTTCTTTCACAAGATTAAAATTTTTCTGatcccaaaattttgaatttcatgtgcatttatttacttatttaagtAGTCAtttaagtacactaccagtcaaaagtttttgaacagtaagattattaatgttttttgtctcttctactaccaagcctgcatttctttgttccaaagtgcagcaaaaacagtaaagttttataatatatttatactatttaaaataactgtgtgGTGTGTTTAATAAGCAAGATAATATAAAGTCATGTGGTCAtttttgcaaaacacatttCTTTAGAATGATACAAGATGGTTTTGTGTTGGCATTCTGATCTGACCTGatcatcatttattattttgctgtaatGACTGTAAGAAAACagctgactgtacattatcctCTACATACAAATCTGTTGAGGtagctttgtttttctttagaaaatgtacTGTGTATCGtataaatagaaagcagtcagTTGGTCACATATGACACACCTTGTTTATGATTGCTATGACTTCTCCCTTCTTCAGGTTCAACTCGTCGTCAGCAACAGCTGTGTAGTCGAACATGACCTGGCAACATTCTTTCACTGTGAACACATTAAATATGTACTGAGTCACCTCAAATATACcaacattataattaatttattagcaATTTGGGTTTTTCCTTAACGGATTTGCCCAGTAGGTTTGGTGGGTGAATCTGAAAGCACATGTTCCTGCCCTTCTGGTATTGAAGCTCTTAGGGAAGTCCTTTAAGAATAGATCTTTTCATTCACTGAAAACTGGATAGGCATTGTCTTAAGACTCTAGGTGTTCTCTGTTACTTTCAATTGTGGGAATAGTGTTATTCAGTTTAAGTCGAAGAGTACAGCCTCAAGAACCAGCAAAACAGCTTTTAATTACTTATCTAACGTCATCTGTATGGTATGGAATGTTTTTAGATTTCTCACCACTTGATGTTTTTCTCCGTAAACTTGGTCTCTGTTGTACTTTTgcctgcatgaaaaaaaaaaatgtaaaaagcaaataatattataataaactaattataatatactatactatactatactataatataatataatataatataataattagtgctgtcaaaattagtgTTAACGCAGGCAAGTAATTTTTCCACTTTAACagcgttaaaaatatttaacgaaGTTAATGCAGGCGCAGAGCTCAGGTTGGCCatcccactcacaactgctgcttcagtctcttttttcttgacaagaattatgtttatttagaaagactaataaatgataaaattgatagctctcaattatactgtaatgttgaacgGCTATAGTTAATGGTTACattttaggaaaaaaacaacaattttctAGAGACATCAGTAGTACTGGTATCAGAGATACTCActttcagtaattaaaaaatgccattaaacaaaaatatactgttttcatttttctacattaatttaaagatcaaatgtgaaattactgcaatataaaagtatatttaaaaattcaccTCTTTATTGAAAACCGCTTCAGAAAGTTTAGGCCTGGCTTTGGCTTCAGTTGTCTTGCCATCTGCAGAACATTAAGACAGTAAGACAGTAACAAACATACAATGCCCGCCAGAATGGAACAACACAGACGTTCATGATTACTCAATCATTTAAATTTTCTGAATTTAAGGTCCTTACACACTGAGTCGGAAATTTTCgtatgcatttttttgtatgCGAAAAGCGCAGAAAATTTAACCCAAACTAATTTTTTTGTCTAAAGTTTCAGATGCAGTGTGAAAAATGTGATTGACACAACGtgaggttgtatttattttttgacgtGCGAAAATTTCGGACGAGAATTTGCAAGGACCTTAAATCTTTGTTCTAGGCTACTGATAAAATCTGGACTctgttatttgtgtttattaacCTAAAGACCAAAGTTTTGCCAGTAAAAGTGAAGAAGCTACTGTAATGCTGAGAAACAAGAATAAcccagatattcatataacgtatgtctgcaagacgtctgttaaagatcacttgatctggaaagcatctgctgtgtacaaacatctgacagatgtcagttttacatcaattctaaatcataaacttCTTAAAGACATCTACTAGACGTCTATtcgacatctgataggaaatgtcctatagacgtactgcagatgagcaaacagtataaaatatgtcttgcagatgtaaatgcagacgtcaaatagacgtctccgagatgtatgTATGCTATCAGGGAAGCAACATCAGACAACTAACCAAAAGCCAACCCAAACAGTCAGACATGTCTGACAGAAATACTTTTCAGGACGCTAGTGTGAATTTGTCTACAAAAGACTTCataatactacaaatataccacaAAACCACCACCAAAATAGGTTACAACAATCTTCGTGACAACAATTATGAAGGAGGGCACTGTGTATCCACTGTGAAGAAGGTCTTCAGATAAGATTACACATGTCATGCAAAATAAATGCTAGCTCCAAGTTTTATTCTACAACCTTACCTTTTGAAGGGACAAAAATTTCCTTGACAAAATTTGATGGAAAGGCTCCTATTTGGTTATTTTTCTTTCCCATCCACCACCCATCTTCAATCTACCAGACAAAACAAAGTATAGCGgaatatttatacacacataaacatttaatcaGATGATGGATGTTTTTATCCAGTaaactatatatacattttgttatagagagagagatctgAAAAGACTTTAGGGTATTTGGTGGTTAGTATTTACCTATTATGTACGTACGTAACATgtagtatttatgtatttattttggatgaactattcctttaacgtCCACAAGGATGATGAAAGGTTACCACTTCGTCTCACAGAAAGCACAAGACATGCTAAACGAAAGCACTTAAGACTGTCAATGAAGTATATAGAAATGTGGAACTTATTACCTCTCTGAGAATCTCGATGGTCTCTCCGACAACCAGCTCCAGCTCGTCCTCATGCGAGGGGGTGTAGGGAAAAGCTACCTCACATTTCCTCGTCTGTACCTTTGGTTTCTTCGCTGGACCGATGAAGTAAGTGGAAAACATATGTAGCATGTCAACACGTTGAGATGTGTGTGAGAACAAACTAAACTGAACTAGCCTGCAAAGGCACTTCCAGTTTTCACTTTTACAACTACTTCACTTTATGACAAGCACGATTTTATAGCGGATATAGTGCAGTCGTAGCCTATGGATTTTGGTGGGTATAATTTGAGACCGGATGTGGAGGCACAAACCTTTCATTAGCCTACTTATTTTAGTCTACCAAGTCTGGATACTTTGGAGAGCTTCAGACGCTTACGCCTGTGGACCAATATTTAGATGTCATTGAACAAAACATATTTATCTACCACAAAACCTGAATTATTTGAAAGGGAACGTGTTTGTTATTGTTGAGGAGTTTGGTTCATTTAAGTAAACCGATTCATTTAAAAGATTCGTTTAGATTCGCTCACCTACGCCAGTGTCGTTTTGCGTGTATGAACGAGTCATCGACGATGAATGAATCATCGACTCAACCGATTCGTTTAAAAATATGAGTCTTAGTATTTACATGACTTTTATCAAACTATAGGAACATTTAAACAATAACTTAAACATTTCCCTATATCATTTTAATTCTGCTCATCAGCCATTTTTAATTCTTCCAGCCTCGTTATGTTTTGAGCCACTCTGAGGGACTCCGACTCGGTTTATGAAGGGGGTGTGTTCTTCATACGTTCCAGCCAATCATATTGCATCTGCACAGCGAGTACTCAAATCTCATTGGTTCATACTATAGTCAATCTTCAAGGCAGGAAATTCAAATAAGACTTAAGAAAATGATTCAGTGTATTGAAGAGAACAACAATAATGGTTATGACTTAAAActttatgacttaaaaaaattCACTTACGATTTTACGTTTATCTTGTTTATTATAATGGAAACTTACATTTCCTCATGCTCCTTGGC
The sequence above is drawn from the Labeo rohita strain BAU-BD-2019 chromosome 16, IGBB_LRoh.1.0, whole genome shotgun sequence genome and encodes:
- the sh3d21 gene encoding SH3 domain-containing protein 21 isoform X3, translated to MKAKKPKVQTRKCEVAFPYTPSHEDELELVVGETIEILREIEDGWWMGKKNNQIGAFPSNFVKEIFVPSKDGKTTEAKARPKLSEAVFNKEAKVQQRPSLRRKTSSVKECCQVMFDYTAVADDELNLKKGEVIAIINKSTEDDGWWEGELNGRRGFFPDNFVMVIPADALNTGNAGQAPVRRVSQKNAVNQMPVMDQNSSDTKTETKNDKPDTKDFRSDPPGKIKLPGLHKPPVPPPPVKEKPIKLVPKNDEPQPVSPKQQPPSSPVQKEVKDNKEVKEKTPDQFDGVDVSSEKLSHPTANRAKPPQRRPPTALTSQGPDETDNSETSDEKDGLPQNIPEATEPQSSASTKTEQVAKTTSPPKTQTEKKAAVQEESASLASVLTELKDLRMSLDLLKAQHERDIKELKDELKDEMEKRMRLQDEVDALRKK
- the sh3d21 gene encoding SH3 domain-containing protein 21 isoform X1; this encodes MEVLVLLDFEATMSDELTVHVGDVVKNVSKGKEEGWLEGELRGKKGMFPSNFVKEVPVYLIGDTNREPRSMRKSKKPKVQTRKCEVAFPYTPSHEDELELVVGETIEILREIEDGWWMGKKNNQIGAFPSNFVKEIFVPSKDGKTTEAKARPKLSEAVFNKEAKVQQRPSLRRKTSSVKECCQVMFDYTAVADDELNLKKGEVIAIINKSTEDDGWWEGELNGRRGFFPDNFVMVIPADALNTGNAGQAPVRRVSQKNAVNQMPVMDQNSSDTKTETKNDKPDTKDFRSDPPGKIKLPGLHKPPVPPPPVKEKPIKLVPKNDEPQPVSPKQQPPSSPVQKEVKDNKEVKEKTPDQFDGVDVSSEKLSHPTANRAKPPQRRPPTALTSQGPDETDNSETSDEKDGLPQNIPEATEPQSSASTKTEQVAKTTSPPKTQTEKKAAVQEESASLASVLTELKDLRMSLDLLKAQHERDIKELKDELKDEMEKRMRLQDEVDALRKK
- the sh3d21 gene encoding SH3 domain-containing protein 21 isoform X2; amino-acid sequence: MEVLVLLDFEATMSDELTVHVGDVVKNVSKGKEEGWLEGELRGKKGMFPSNFVKEVPVYLIGDTNREPRSMRKSKKPKVQTRKCEVAFPYTPSHEDELELVVGETIEILREIEDGWWMGKKNNQIGAFPSNFVKEIFVPSKDGKTTEAKARPKLSEAVFNKEAKVQQRPSLRRKTSSVKECCQVMFDYTAVADDELNLKKGEVIAIINKSTEDDGWWEGELNGRRGFFPDNFVMVIPADALNTGNAGQAPVRRVSQKNAVNQMPVMDQNSSDTKTETKNDKPDTKDFRSDPPGKIKLPGLHKPPVPPPPVKEKPIKLVPKNDEPQPVSPKQQPPSSPVQKEVKDNKEVKEKTPDQFDGVDVSSEKLSHPTANRAKPPQRRPPTALTSQATEPQSSASTKTEQVAKTTSPPKTQTEKKAAVQEESASLASVLTELKDLRMSLDLLKAQHERDIKELKDELKDEMEKRMRLQDEVDALRKK